One window of Hippoglossus stenolepis isolate QCI-W04-F060 chromosome 1, HSTE1.2, whole genome shotgun sequence genomic DNA carries:
- the lgr4 gene encoding leucine-rich repeat-containing G-protein coupled receptor 4 isoform X1 codes for MRADLLWMCLWALLRPAAAGQGQSAAVCSPSCGCDEDGGADCSGRGLTSVPAGLSAFTYYLDLSMNNITELPAYVFKNFPYLEELRLAGNDLSFIHPEALSGLHQLKVLMLQNNQLKTVPSAALKNLQSLQSLRLDANHITTVPDDSFEDLQQLRHLWLDDNNLTSVPVSSLGHQANLQALTLALNRISYIPDNAFANLTSLVVLHLHNNRINEIGDNCFAGLLNLETLDLNFNNLMVFPKAIEALPKLKELGFHSNDIASIPEGAFHSNPLLRTIHLYDNPLSFVGATAFQNLSDLHSLMLRGASMMQDFPVLTGTNNLESLTLSGTKISSTPADLCDDLKLLRTLDLSYNEIEGLPSLQGCVRLQEISFQHNHIQQIERNTFQGLSALRLLDLSRNEIRVIHPDAFLTLNALTNLDLSMNSLTVIPTTGLSSLSQLKLSGNPQMKNVLTAKNLPKLRSISVPYAYQCCAFVGCDSVTSSSEENDIKKSTAGEDVERISMIMHCSPSPGAFKPCEHLLGNWMIRLTVWFICLVSLVFNGLVLVVTFSSAHRAPGHSHSLSLSPARLLMGLLALANLLTGVYVGVLTVLDVATWGSFAEFGVWWEMGPGCQISGALAVFSSEWAVLLLSLAAVERSVAVRTILGKVMMSPRRNGGSPQGCWRGGRRFSLAAGLLGLLAAAAAGLSLLTTSDQTASPLCLPFAGGESPALSVTVILVLLNALAYLFTAAVYTQMYCHLGRVELADPEQTGALRHVAWLIFTNCIFFCPVAAFSFAPLLTGSTAGGPEIAKSVTLIFFPLPACLNPVLYVFFSPAFREDWLRLRGRRGLTREVKAGAENHGDDGGGGSELTDGGSSTHLGFDCGVYSQLCGETVVCEQCEAALHARTCSSPSSSTVCRHLVKSHSCPTLMAGAAVCQRAEGFWADSGTPSAQSEYADEGDSFVSDSSDQVQACGRACFCQSRGLPLVHYSYNIPRVKD; via the exons ACGACTTGCGGGGAATGACCTGTCATTCATCCACCCTGAAGCCCTGTCTGGCCTGCATCAGCTCAAAGTCCT GATGCTCCAGAATAATCAGCTAAAGACTGTTCCCAGTGCAGCCCTGAAGAACCTTCAATCGCTCCAGTCTCT TCGCCTGGACGCGAACCACATTACCACGGTTCCAGACGACAGTTTCGAAGACCTTCAGCAGCTGCGTCACCTCTGGTTGGATGACAACAACCTGACGTCGGTCCCCGTCAGTTCTCTGGGTCACCAGGCAAACCTTCAGGCTCTTACGTTGGCACTCAACCGCATCTCGTACATACCAGACAACGCCTTCGCAAACCTCACCAGTCTAGTTGTGCT ACATCTCCATAACAACAGAATTAACGAGATAGGAGACAACTGCTTTGCCGGACTGTTGAACCTGGAGACGCT AGATCTGAACTTCAACAACCTGATGGTTTTTCCCAAAGCTATTGAGGCTCTGCCCAAACTGAAGGAACT CGGTTTTCACAGCAACGATATTGCCTCCATACCTGAAGGGGCCTTTCACAGCAACCCCCTGCTGCGAACCAT ACATCTCTATGACAACCCTCTGTCCTTCGTGGGCGCCACGGCTTTCCAGAATCTGTCCGACCTGCACTCGCT GATGTTGCGTGGGGCCAGTATGATGCAGGACTTCCCCGTCCTGACGGGGACTAATAACCTTGAGAGTCT GACCCTGTCAGGAACCAAGATATCGTCCACCCCCGCTGATCTGTGTGACGATCTCAAGTTGCTCAGAACGCT AGACTTGTCCTACAATGAGATCGAGGGGCTGCCGTCGCTGCAGGGCTGCGTCCGACTGCAGGAGAT AAGCTTTCAGCACAACCATATTCAACAAATTGAGAGAAACACTTTCCAGGGTCTCTCTGCTCTACGTCTACT GGACCTGAGTAGGAATGAAATCCGAGTCATTCACCCAGATGCTTTCCTCACCCTCAATGCACTCACCAACCT cGATCTGAGTATGAACTCTCTGACTGTGATTCCAACAACTGGACTCAGCTCCCTCAGTCAGCTCAAACTCTCAGGGAACCCACAGATGAAAAATGTGCTGACTGCAAAAAACCTTCCCAAACTCAG GTCCATCTCTGTCCCGTACGCCTACCAGTGCTGTGCATTTGTCGGATGTGACTCAGTGACGAGCTCCTCTGAGGAAAATGACATAAAGAAATCGACAG CGGGGGAGGATGTGGAAAGAATCTCGATGATTATGCACTGCTCTCCTTCACCAG GAGCTTTTAAGCCGTGTGAGCACCTCCTTGGTAACTGGATGATTCGTCTGACGGTCTGGTTCATCTGCCTGGTGTCGCTGGTCTTTAACGGGCTGGTGCTGGTGGTCACCTTCTCCTCCGCACACCGAGCTCCAGGCCATTCCcactccctgtctctctctccagccaGGCTGCTCATGGGGCTGTTGGCGTTAGCCAATCTGCTCACAGGTGTGTATGTCGGCGTGCTGACTGTGCTCGACGTCGCTACCTGGGGCTCCTTCGCAGAGTTCGGAGTGTGGTGGGAGATGGGGCCTGGCTGTCAGATCTCAGGAGCTCTGGCCGTCTTCTCGTCAGAGTGGGCGGTCTTGTTACTGTCCCTCGCAGCCGTGGAGCGCAGCGTGGCTGTGCGGACTATTCTCGGGAAAGTAATGATGTCACCCAGGAGGAATGGTGGCAGCCCTCAAGGATGTTGGAGAGGAGGTCGACGCTTCAGCCTGGCTGCAGGACTACTGgggctgctggctgctgctgcggccgGCCTGTCTCTCCTGACCACCAGCGACCAGACGGCGTCTCCCCTCTGCCTGCCATTCGCTGGTGGCGAGAGTCCAGCTCTGAGTGTCACAGTGATTCTGGTGCTGCTCAACGCGCTGGCCTACCTGTTCACTGCAGCCGTGTACACACAGATGTACTGCCACCTGGGCAGGGTGGAGCTGGCTGATCCAGAGCAGACGGGTGCCCTGCGACATGTTGCCTGGCTCATTTTCACCAATTGCATCTTCTTCTGCCCTGTGGCAGCTTTCTCCTTCGCCCCCCTCTTGACTGGCTCTACAGCTGGCGGCCCAGAGATCGCCAAGTCTGTCACCCTCATTTTCTTCCCGCTGCCCGCGTGCCTGAACCCAGTGCTGTACGTGTTCTTCAGCCCGGCCTTCAGGGAGGACTGGCTGAGACTACGTGGACGCAGAGGTTTGACCAGGGAGGTGAAGGCTGGTGCTGAGAATCATGGagatgatggtggaggagggTCGGAGCTCACGGACGGAGGCTCCTCCACCCACCTGGGCTTTGACTGTGGGGTGTACTCACAGCTCTGTGGAGAGACAGTTGTGTGCGAGCAGTGCGAGGCAGCGCTGCATGCCAGGACCTGCTCTTCCCCCTCGTCCTCCACAGTCTGTAGACACTTGGTGAAGTCTCACAGTTGTCCCACCCTCATGGCGGGAGCAGCCGTGTGCCAGCGTGCCGAGGGGTTCTGGGCCGACAGCGGCACGCCCTCCGCTCAGTCTGAGTATGCAGATGAGGGGGACTCGTTTGTGTCGGACAGCTCGGACCAGGTTCAGGCCTGTGGCAGAGCGTGCTTCTGTCAGTCCAGAGGCCTTCCGCTCGTTCACTACTCATACAACATACCTCGAGTCAAGGACTAA
- the lgr4 gene encoding leucine-rich repeat-containing G-protein coupled receptor 4 isoform X2 encodes MRADLLWMCLWALLRPAAAGQGQSAAVCSPSCGCDEDGGADCSGRGLTSVPAGLSAFTYYLDLSMNNITELPAYVFKNFPYLEELRLAGNDLSFIHPEALSGLHQLKVLMLQNNQLKTVPSAALKNLQSLQSLRLDANHITTVPDDSFEDLQQLRHLWLDDNNLTSVPVSSLGHQANLQALTLALNRISYIPDNAFANLTSLVVLDLNFNNLMVFPKAIEALPKLKELGFHSNDIASIPEGAFHSNPLLRTIHLYDNPLSFVGATAFQNLSDLHSLMLRGASMMQDFPVLTGTNNLESLTLSGTKISSTPADLCDDLKLLRTLDLSYNEIEGLPSLQGCVRLQEISFQHNHIQQIERNTFQGLSALRLLDLSRNEIRVIHPDAFLTLNALTNLDLSMNSLTVIPTTGLSSLSQLKLSGNPQMKNVLTAKNLPKLRSISVPYAYQCCAFVGCDSVTSSSEENDIKKSTAGEDVERISMIMHCSPSPGAFKPCEHLLGNWMIRLTVWFICLVSLVFNGLVLVVTFSSAHRAPGHSHSLSLSPARLLMGLLALANLLTGVYVGVLTVLDVATWGSFAEFGVWWEMGPGCQISGALAVFSSEWAVLLLSLAAVERSVAVRTILGKVMMSPRRNGGSPQGCWRGGRRFSLAAGLLGLLAAAAAGLSLLTTSDQTASPLCLPFAGGESPALSVTVILVLLNALAYLFTAAVYTQMYCHLGRVELADPEQTGALRHVAWLIFTNCIFFCPVAAFSFAPLLTGSTAGGPEIAKSVTLIFFPLPACLNPVLYVFFSPAFREDWLRLRGRRGLTREVKAGAENHGDDGGGGSELTDGGSSTHLGFDCGVYSQLCGETVVCEQCEAALHARTCSSPSSSTVCRHLVKSHSCPTLMAGAAVCQRAEGFWADSGTPSAQSEYADEGDSFVSDSSDQVQACGRACFCQSRGLPLVHYSYNIPRVKD; translated from the exons ACGACTTGCGGGGAATGACCTGTCATTCATCCACCCTGAAGCCCTGTCTGGCCTGCATCAGCTCAAAGTCCT GATGCTCCAGAATAATCAGCTAAAGACTGTTCCCAGTGCAGCCCTGAAGAACCTTCAATCGCTCCAGTCTCT TCGCCTGGACGCGAACCACATTACCACGGTTCCAGACGACAGTTTCGAAGACCTTCAGCAGCTGCGTCACCTCTGGTTGGATGACAACAACCTGACGTCGGTCCCCGTCAGTTCTCTGGGTCACCAGGCAAACCTTCAGGCTCTTACGTTGGCACTCAACCGCATCTCGTACATACCAGACAACGCCTTCGCAAACCTCACCAGTCTAGTTGTGCT AGATCTGAACTTCAACAACCTGATGGTTTTTCCCAAAGCTATTGAGGCTCTGCCCAAACTGAAGGAACT CGGTTTTCACAGCAACGATATTGCCTCCATACCTGAAGGGGCCTTTCACAGCAACCCCCTGCTGCGAACCAT ACATCTCTATGACAACCCTCTGTCCTTCGTGGGCGCCACGGCTTTCCAGAATCTGTCCGACCTGCACTCGCT GATGTTGCGTGGGGCCAGTATGATGCAGGACTTCCCCGTCCTGACGGGGACTAATAACCTTGAGAGTCT GACCCTGTCAGGAACCAAGATATCGTCCACCCCCGCTGATCTGTGTGACGATCTCAAGTTGCTCAGAACGCT AGACTTGTCCTACAATGAGATCGAGGGGCTGCCGTCGCTGCAGGGCTGCGTCCGACTGCAGGAGAT AAGCTTTCAGCACAACCATATTCAACAAATTGAGAGAAACACTTTCCAGGGTCTCTCTGCTCTACGTCTACT GGACCTGAGTAGGAATGAAATCCGAGTCATTCACCCAGATGCTTTCCTCACCCTCAATGCACTCACCAACCT cGATCTGAGTATGAACTCTCTGACTGTGATTCCAACAACTGGACTCAGCTCCCTCAGTCAGCTCAAACTCTCAGGGAACCCACAGATGAAAAATGTGCTGACTGCAAAAAACCTTCCCAAACTCAG GTCCATCTCTGTCCCGTACGCCTACCAGTGCTGTGCATTTGTCGGATGTGACTCAGTGACGAGCTCCTCTGAGGAAAATGACATAAAGAAATCGACAG CGGGGGAGGATGTGGAAAGAATCTCGATGATTATGCACTGCTCTCCTTCACCAG GAGCTTTTAAGCCGTGTGAGCACCTCCTTGGTAACTGGATGATTCGTCTGACGGTCTGGTTCATCTGCCTGGTGTCGCTGGTCTTTAACGGGCTGGTGCTGGTGGTCACCTTCTCCTCCGCACACCGAGCTCCAGGCCATTCCcactccctgtctctctctccagccaGGCTGCTCATGGGGCTGTTGGCGTTAGCCAATCTGCTCACAGGTGTGTATGTCGGCGTGCTGACTGTGCTCGACGTCGCTACCTGGGGCTCCTTCGCAGAGTTCGGAGTGTGGTGGGAGATGGGGCCTGGCTGTCAGATCTCAGGAGCTCTGGCCGTCTTCTCGTCAGAGTGGGCGGTCTTGTTACTGTCCCTCGCAGCCGTGGAGCGCAGCGTGGCTGTGCGGACTATTCTCGGGAAAGTAATGATGTCACCCAGGAGGAATGGTGGCAGCCCTCAAGGATGTTGGAGAGGAGGTCGACGCTTCAGCCTGGCTGCAGGACTACTGgggctgctggctgctgctgcggccgGCCTGTCTCTCCTGACCACCAGCGACCAGACGGCGTCTCCCCTCTGCCTGCCATTCGCTGGTGGCGAGAGTCCAGCTCTGAGTGTCACAGTGATTCTGGTGCTGCTCAACGCGCTGGCCTACCTGTTCACTGCAGCCGTGTACACACAGATGTACTGCCACCTGGGCAGGGTGGAGCTGGCTGATCCAGAGCAGACGGGTGCCCTGCGACATGTTGCCTGGCTCATTTTCACCAATTGCATCTTCTTCTGCCCTGTGGCAGCTTTCTCCTTCGCCCCCCTCTTGACTGGCTCTACAGCTGGCGGCCCAGAGATCGCCAAGTCTGTCACCCTCATTTTCTTCCCGCTGCCCGCGTGCCTGAACCCAGTGCTGTACGTGTTCTTCAGCCCGGCCTTCAGGGAGGACTGGCTGAGACTACGTGGACGCAGAGGTTTGACCAGGGAGGTGAAGGCTGGTGCTGAGAATCATGGagatgatggtggaggagggTCGGAGCTCACGGACGGAGGCTCCTCCACCCACCTGGGCTTTGACTGTGGGGTGTACTCACAGCTCTGTGGAGAGACAGTTGTGTGCGAGCAGTGCGAGGCAGCGCTGCATGCCAGGACCTGCTCTTCCCCCTCGTCCTCCACAGTCTGTAGACACTTGGTGAAGTCTCACAGTTGTCCCACCCTCATGGCGGGAGCAGCCGTGTGCCAGCGTGCCGAGGGGTTCTGGGCCGACAGCGGCACGCCCTCCGCTCAGTCTGAGTATGCAGATGAGGGGGACTCGTTTGTGTCGGACAGCTCGGACCAGGTTCAGGCCTGTGGCAGAGCGTGCTTCTGTCAGTCCAGAGGCCTTCCGCTCGTTCACTACTCATACAACATACCTCGAGTCAAGGACTAA